A window of Metabacillus sp. B2-18 contains these coding sequences:
- a CDS encoding DMT family transporter → MKKNIAYLSILSGAALWGLIGLFVTYLYEAGFTPTHVVAIRALSASSFLLIFILIKNKKALKIKFSDSKYFIGTGIISIVFFNWCLFQCMKETSISVASILLYTAPAFVTIFSRLFFKEALTLRKISALFITFLGCTLVIGLFPSTSQSVSIYGLILGLGSGFFYALYSIFGKFALQKYSSLTVTVYTFIFAALAITPVSGIWEMGYLLSRSDVWLSILGLGLFSTLFAFLLYTKGLETVESSRASIMATVEPVVASLVGFFVFKEMLSLWQYIGIFFVLVAVFIVQEKKRKPTEDSPSIASEII, encoded by the coding sequence TTGAAAAAAAATATAGCCTATCTATCTATACTTTCAGGGGCAGCACTATGGGGATTGATAGGACTTTTTGTTACCTATCTCTATGAAGCTGGATTTACCCCAACTCATGTAGTGGCAATTCGTGCATTATCCGCGTCTTCATTTTTGCTCATTTTTATTCTTATTAAAAATAAAAAAGCCTTAAAAATCAAATTTTCAGATAGTAAATATTTTATCGGAACCGGTATTATTAGTATTGTTTTTTTTAACTGGTGTTTGTTTCAATGTATGAAGGAAACGTCCATTTCTGTAGCAAGCATTCTATTATATACCGCTCCCGCGTTTGTTACGATTTTTTCAAGATTATTTTTTAAAGAAGCCCTAACATTGCGAAAAATTTCTGCACTTTTCATTACTTTTTTGGGTTGTACATTAGTCATTGGTCTGTTTCCATCCACAAGTCAATCGGTTTCGATTTATGGATTAATACTTGGGTTAGGTTCAGGATTTTTCTATGCCTTATACAGTATTTTCGGTAAGTTTGCACTTCAAAAATATTCTTCATTAACGGTTACAGTTTATACATTTATCTTTGCAGCACTCGCAATTACACCGGTAAGTGGGATATGGGAGATGGGGTATTTATTATCAAGATCCGATGTTTGGCTTTCCATTTTAGGACTTGGCTTATTTTCAACTTTATTTGCTTTTTTACTATATACGAAAGGTCTTGAAACGGTTGAATCAAGTCGCGCTTCCATCATGGCTACTGTAGAACCAGTAGTGGCCTCTCTTGTTGGCTTTTTCGTCTTTAAGGAAATGCTTAGCCTATGGCAATATATCGGTATATTCTTCGTATTAGTAGCAGTATTTATTGTTCAGGAAAAAAAACGAAAACCTACTGAAGACAGCCCCTCTATAGCTAGTGAGATTATATAA